A genome region from Rhinopithecus roxellana isolate Shanxi Qingling chromosome 10, ASM756505v1, whole genome shotgun sequence includes the following:
- the CCND2 gene encoding G1/S-specific cyclin-D2 — protein MELLCCEVDPVRRAVRDRNLLQDDRVLQNLLTIEERYLPQCSYFKCVQKDIQPYMRRMVATWMLEVCEEQKCEEEVFPLAMNYLDRFLAGVPTPKSHLQLLGAVCMFLASKLKETSPLTAEKLCIYTDNSIKPQELLEWELVVLGKLKWNLAAVTPHDFIEHILRKLPQQREKLSLIRKHAQTFIALCATDFKFAMYPPSMIATGSVGAAICGLQQDEEVSSLTCDALTELLAKITNTDVDCLKACQEQIEAVLLHSLQQYRQDQRDGSKSEDELDQASTPTDVRDIDL, from the exons ATGGAGCTGCTGTGCTGCGAGGTGGACCCGGTCCGCAGGGCCGTGCGGGACCGCAACCTGCTCCAAGACGACCGCGTCCTGCAGAACCTGCTCACCATCGAGGAGCGCTACCTTCCGCAGTGCTCCTACTTCAAGTGCGTGCAGAAGGACATCCAACCCTACATGCGCAGGATGGTGGCCACCTGGATGCTGGAG GTCTGTGAGGAACAGAAGTGCGAAGAAGAGGTTTTCCCTCTGGCCATGAATTACCTGGACCGTTTCTTGGCTGGGGTCCCGACTCCAAAGTCCCATCTGCAACTCCTGGGTGCTGTCTGCATGTTCCTGGCCTCCAAACTCAAAGAGACCAGCCCGCTGACTGCGGAGAAGCTGTGCATTTACACCGACAACTCCATCAAGCCTCAGGAGCTGCTG gAGTGGGAGCTGGTGGTGCTGGGGAAATTGAAGTGGAACCTGGCAGCTGTCACTCCTCATGACTTCATTGAGCACATCTTGCGCAAGCTGCCCCAGCAGCGGGAGAAACTGTCTCTGATCCGAAAGCATGCCCAGACCTTCATTGCTCTGTGTGCTACCG ACTTTAAGTTTGCCATGTACCCACCATCGATGATCGCAACTGGAAGTGTGGGAGCAGCCATCTGCGGGCTCCAGCAGGATGAGGAAGTGAGCTCGCTCACTTGTGATGCCCTGACCGAGCTGCTGGCTAAGATCACCAACACAGACGTG GATTGTCTCAAAGCTTGCCAGGAGCAGATTGAGGCGGTGCTCCTCCACAGCCTGCAGCAGTACCGTCAGGACCAGCGCGACGGATCCAAGTCGGAGGATGAACTGGACCAAGCCAGCACCCCTACAGACGTACGGGATATCGACCTGTGA